In Pirellulales bacterium, a single genomic region encodes these proteins:
- a CDS encoding PTS sugar transporter subunit IIA codes for MQLTLPDVVRLFEVSENQVHRWIQEEDLPVQIINTRHRFNRSELLEWATARGIKFSPAIFCEAYGETEEPSELLDALRRGGVKHLELGPEAAGPRSVLLKALDDMPLPEDFHREQLVQLLMARQSVGTTCVGDGIAIPHARYPLLLAVPRPAIRLCLLSQPIAFDAPDGKPVDTLFIMVCPTIHEHLRLLARLAGVLRDASFRSFLRTKPQQQALLDEIRRREESLPSVARLTP; via the coding sequence GTGCAATTGACGCTTCCCGATGTGGTGCGGCTGTTCGAGGTCAGCGAAAACCAGGTGCATCGCTGGATTCAGGAAGAGGATCTGCCGGTCCAGATCATCAATACGCGGCATCGCTTTAACCGCTCCGAGCTGCTGGAATGGGCCACGGCGCGGGGCATCAAGTTCTCGCCGGCCATTTTCTGCGAAGCCTACGGCGAAACGGAGGAGCCGAGCGAGTTGCTCGATGCGTTGCGGCGCGGAGGCGTGAAGCACCTGGAGCTCGGTCCGGAAGCGGCCGGGCCGCGCTCCGTGCTGCTGAAAGCACTCGACGACATGCCTTTGCCGGAAGACTTCCACCGCGAACAACTCGTGCAACTGCTGATGGCCCGCCAGTCGGTAGGCACCACCTGTGTGGGAGACGGAATTGCAATTCCGCACGCCCGATACCCGTTGTTGCTCGCGGTGCCCAGACCGGCCATTCGCCTCTGTCTGCTTTCGCAACCGATCGCGTTCGACGCGCCCGACGGCAAGCCGGTCGATACGCTGTTCATTATGGTCTGCCCGACGATCCACGAGCACCTGCGTCTGCTCGCCAGGCTGGCCGGCGTGCTTCGCGATGCAAGCTTTCGGAGCTTCCTGCGGACGAAACCCCAGCAGCAGGCGCTGCTCGACGAGATCCGTCGACGGGAAGAGTCGCTCCCTTCAGTCGCAAGGTTGACACCGTGA